A region of the Numenius arquata chromosome 2, bNumArq3.hap1.1, whole genome shotgun sequence genome:
TACCACACACAGCAATTTAAGACACTGAGAGAAGAGTGTAAATCAAACACAAGCATCAAATCTACTATaaatcagattattatttttccgGCAGGGTACCTGTATCATCTGGTAATGTCCACATCAGACAAATGCCTTCAGGAAATAAAAACCACAATGGATTTAGAAGGCCCATAAAATGTTATGCTGTGTAGAGAGATTGCCAAACAAAATGAGAAGCaaggaaccagaaaaaaaaatgcagaaataaaagggCAACTTGATCATAGCCAATGATCTCCACTGAGAACTGCGAAAGAAGGGCTTTaagcttttgtgttttgtggATGTAAAATACCCGGGGATAAAAATGATTCAAGACTGATCAGAGTCCTTttaaaggaggctgaggggagaccttattgctctctacaactacctgaaaggaggctgtagagaggtgggggtcggtctcttctcccaagtcacgggcaacaggactagaggaaacggcctcaagttgcgccaggggaggttcaggctggatattaggaaaaaatttttcactgaaagggttatcagacattggaatgggctgcccagggaggtggttgaggcatcatccctggaagtgttcaaaagacaggttgacgtgctgctgggagacatggtttagtgatggtgttgcattttgttgttttgtgggtgtttatttttgtcagttaggttgttggttggacaagatgatcttgaaggtcccttccaacctagaagattctgtgattctgtgattcagagcaGAGGAATCTAAAACTCTGGCTGGCATCCAGGAAGAATTAGTGGCATAAAACTAAAGAGGAGTTCTGAGAACATGTGGGCTGACATGGAATTAAGGCacggagagggaaaagaagaggtGAAATTTAGAAAAAGGAGGATGAGGCAGCGTCAGGCAGTTGACAACCTCCTAAACCGTTACAGATAGATTTACAAGATCATGTCAATCTGCTCCGTCCTGTAAAGTCTCCCAAGGAACCACAGGGCTACTGCAGTCAGCTAGGGCAGGCAGTATGGAGCTAGTCCACACTGAACTTCATAAATTTTGTCATTTGAATGCTGCACACAACTTTACATTACTTACTATTGGTCTCACCAGCTGGACCACGCTGGTTGACGTTCAGACATTCTATCTGTGACTTTCTCTGTTGAGTGCTAAcaactggggattttttttccaggtaattaGCTAAAATCATGTACAGCTTATATCGATGTACCTTCTTGTTGCTTTAAAAATTGGGGTAGGAGGATAGCTGGCCTTGAAGTTACGGGAATTGGGAAAGAAATTTTGAACTTCAGCTGGCTACACAGAGTTAAAAATAGAACTAAATTAACAGCAAATGCATTAATAAGGACAAAAGGAACTATAAGCTACTACATTGTATTAGCACTTCAGCTTTTGAAATTTTAAGACtagaaattaattctgaaatCCAATCTAAATTTCTAGCATACTTTCTACTGTTCACCTTAGAGAAGTCACTGCAGAAGTACAGGCGACAGTGTTTTGACAGAGACAGATCTGTGCTGGAGCGGTTCCACTCAATTTGCAAGAAAGAGCTACTTAAAATTACATTTGGCTCATGAACTGGCCATAAAAAACTACTTTCCACAAGGTGCCATTGTCTGCCACTACTGCCCTTTCTCCTGAGAAGGACCTTGTGAGCATCTCCTCTCTGGACCTCAGACCCAGAACAGACCCTGCCCCAGCTAACCTCTCACCTGGCTTGGGGAACGGTTAGTCTGACAGCATCCAGATGTATAAAGGGGAAATCAGCTCCAATCCCATCAGCTCTTTCAGCAAAAGCTGATGCACCCCTGGAACAGATTAGAAACTTGTATATGAGTTTTTGCAGCAACAAGCTTCAGTCATTGTGTCTATTTGACTACATGTGTTGACAcgtgaactgattttaaaaaacaaaagagtcaaaaaaaaaataaaatgaggcatCACAAAGCTGAACtacattctttctttcttgtggTCTGAAGGGCAGCTTTGCAAGCCTTGTATATGGTATCCCCAGCAGAAGAGTGTGAATTAAAAGAGACAGCAGTAAGCCCTCGTAGCGAATTTATTCTGGATAGGATGGAAATTGGTAACTACAACCTCACTCACCATTACCTACTGTTTTAATCTCAGTTCTGCACTGACCACGTATGCTCAGAATTTTCTCCTGGGAATACCAACAAAGACCTGTGCACTGGCCACGGcactgaaatgtctcaaaaaaaaaaaaaaaaaatttgaaaatcctTCTTTTAGGCAGCCCAGCTAGGATTTTCAGAAGTGCACTGACTGCTTATGCACAAGggccttcaggaaaagaaaaagaaaaagtgcctTTTAAAGATGAGATTTTCAATAGTACTTGGGCTTTGTATAGACTGGTAAACAGTACATGCAAGAGGAATAGTAGATCTAGACACCAAAACAGCTGGTACTGAGCCACCAATGCCAGCTACCCAGGTGTCATCACTTGGGGTTTATTTCATACTAGAGCTTGTCTGGTCCCATGGGCTGGATGATCACCAGTGATCAGAATATGTTAAGTATGTTCCCACAGGGCATCTCTCAGTTTGGTTTTTGTCTGGTAGTAATCTGGGTTCTGCACTCAGAGGCTGCTCAGAGCTGTAAGAAGCCTTGCCACAGACCCTCTCTGAAAAAGCCCCTTAGGACTTGACCTCTTTGAATGTTCAGCCATCTTATTACACTTAGCGTCCTTCTTAGCTGTGTACTggtatcatggaatcatagaatcatagaatggttagagctggaaagaTTATTGAGTtctacccccctgccatgggcagggacacctcccactagacaaagttgctcaaagccccatccagcctggtcttgaacacctccagggatggggcatccacagcttctctgaacaacctgttcctgtgtctcaccaccctcacaggaaagaatttcttcctaatgtctgaCTTAAATATCTCCTcctttggtttaaaaccattacccctcgtcctatcgctccactccctgatcaagagtccctccccatctctcctgtagccccctcttggtactggaaggggctataaggtctccctggagccttctcttctccaggctgaacagccccagctctttcagcctgtcttcaaaggagaggtgctccagccatatCAGTTAGTAGTAGCAAATATAAAGCATGTAAACAATGTCATAAGCTTAATAAATCAGAGAAATGAGCTTGAGCTTCCAGACACTAAGTTCTAGAAAACCTGCACATTGcacacaacatttttctttcaagatgttAATCATGAAAAGAATGCCATTTTAGCAGATAAACTGCTGGACTCAACAGCAAACAGAACCCCCAAAAAGTAAATTCTCATCTGTACCTctgccaaagagaaaaaacaaggtGGATTTAAATGAGGTAAAGAGCTGGCACTCgatactggaatatttttttatctgaaaCTAAAATCTATGCATTGCAATGGCTCCGTAAGTGATTCAAAAAATGCCTACCATTCTTAATGAACACTGCTTGTACACACAGCACAGCTAAAATCATGCAAAAGCTATTAAACTAAGACATAAGCCTGGATCAATATtcagttaaaaatacataattttcatATCTAAAAATCTATACTTTTTAAAGCAACATTCGATCAGCCACACTAATAGTCaccattgtttttctttcttatattttaaatgtacatTAGCATCTCCTTTAAAGTACAATACAAAgacagatttgttttcttaataaaacaTACTCTTCAATTCTATGTAAAAGTGAGACTAGGTGTGAAATAACCTCAGATTGGCCAGACTCTAACAGATCCTCTGTTCTGAGGACTTAGATGGTCTAAGCATATGAGAGCCAAAAGCGAGTtacaaactgcaaagaaaaagttCAAATTTGTTCCGCAGTCAAAAATCACACCTATTAAATCATAACGACATTTCTTGTTTCAAGTTGTGCCCATTCAGTTGTGTCATGCTAGTCACTGTGTTCCTGGTATTGCTTTTCAGGGAACTCATCTGAATGGCAGAAGAGTTGCGCAAGTAGCTGGCAGATCTCTCTTGCCGAGCTTTCCTCCTGCAGCGAAGCTGGTTGTTGAAATGTCTTCTAAAACTCTCACTGAGAAAATACAGTGCGAAGGGGTTGACACAAGAGTTACAGAAGCTTAGCACTCGGGCCACTAAGGTGACGACCATGTGTCCCGTCGATGGGTCAATCTCATTGTAATTAAAAGATCGGTACATGTATAGCACATGGTTAGGAAACCAGCAGACAGCAAAGAAGCCAACGAAAACTAGAACAATTTTTGCCAGACGTTTCCGAGTTTCCATCTAAAAAGATGAAGAGAACCCAaatgaacaacaacaaacacAACTACTCCACAACAGACTTAATTAAAACACGTAGCACTTTGCTTTATATTATCTTTAACAACAATCATAAGTAAGGCCAGTAAAAATGCTTCCTTCAGGGGCTGAATTACATTTTCTATCTCATTTACTTTCCTTTCCCACTTTCCGTTTACTTTCAGTGAAAGATCCTATCTGTTTGCAGTCACAGAAGGTTGCTCTTTCTATATGATATACGCAGCAAGAGTGATTCATGACCCAACTAAACACTGGCGTTTAGCCTGAAAGCACGCACCAAAGGATGCCATGAAACACAACCTTTTCTGATGACATCTCAGTCCTTGGCTTGAAAGTTAGCTTTAGTTAGAAAGCCATTTAGAAACCATTGGCTTTGAAACGTAGAGACGTTCTGAGTGAAATGTAGAGGCATTTCTAGGGTGATATACAATGGTACTTACATCCCAATATTTTCCCTGAAATGCCTCAGTTTGCACCTCTCTCCTAGACAAATCACCAAATCTGCATTGCAGAGTCTGAAGCGCCTTACTCCCAGGGTAATGTGAAAAGTTCAGTTAATCTTCAACGATGACGTGAATGAAATGTACCTTAATTGCAGTGCTAAAGTATAATCGGATCACAATGTAGATACTGAGAGAGGCTGAAAAGTTGACAGGAGATGAGCTGACACATTGAGTCCAgactgagagagggagagaaactgGCCAGATAGAAGGCACCAAAAGGGAGGCAGAGACTTTCTACATTCTCCTCCCAAAAGATTTATTATGTATGTCAAGGACAAAAGTTTTGCAGAGGTAGGAAAGTTTTCTGGATTTGCTCAATTTTCTATCAATTTTAACCTGAAAAAGTCAGGTGGATTTATTCTAACACGGTTTCAAAATCTGTGAAATAAATTGGTAAGTAGTTTTCTTGGCTCCATCTAAACCAAAACCAGTGGAGAATTCACAAAAGATGGGAAAACTCTACCATTCCAATTTGGTAGGATTTGCACTCAGAGAGATTGCAAAGGCAGACAAAAAGGTACAGAGGTATAGGGTGAATATTACACTTTTGTGCTATGGCCTAAAGAAATGTGAGTTGATAGTGATAGTCTGAATTTAATTCCTCTTGCTGGGAGTTATGTAAGTACACCGGAATTTTCTATTCTTCAGAGCCTCGTAgattgacaaaaagaaaaaaaaaaacctaaatagaatgaaaaaatatGTTCTTACTTTGAAAATACATGTGGGTCCAGAAATgtgatataaattaaatattgtttCCATCCTGAGGGTTCAGCCAAAGGCTCTCTATgtttcacaggaaaataaaataatacatgaAGTACTAATATGTATGCATTTTTGAGAAGAAACAGGCCAGAGCAGAAATGAAGTGCCGAGCAAAAAGGACATGAGGGAATGtggtctttctttttaaaagaatatgtaCATGCTACATATGCAAGGAGATTTCAGTTAGCATAAgggtattttacaaaatattggCAGAGAAAACCCTTCCAAAATGTTTTAATGggcataattatttttctctatcaATACTAACACTTTTGTAAAGTAGCTGAGGCACTTTGTCTGCAAATGCTATTGTTTGTGTATATAAATGTTCCTGCTAATGAACAGCCTGTTGCTATTTTACTGCTTCCTATGCCTTACGGGGAAGCTGGCTTTCTCCagcatttaaaatgctttgtcTCAAAGTTACACAGAACCTAGACCAAAAGTTTAATAGCAACTACAATAGAAAGGGTATTAGAAAAGTGCAAGTTCAGGATTGTATCCCATAAAGATCTACTGAGAAAGCCAAAAATGAATCAGTTCATGCTCTGTGTTCATGTTTTCAGCACTCATCAGTCTGAGAAGAACCTTAGATCCCCTAAGAAAAATTTTCCCTCCCTATGTCAGGTTTTTTATTTCCAAGCACGAGTAAAACAGGGAGAATTCTTGAAAAGTTCGTGTAAGATTTATTCCCGAAATGGCTGCCTATAGAGAGAGGTGAAGCCACTACCATTAACTACAAAAACATTATTCCCCAGGAAGAACGCAAGTTATGGTTGCAGTAACAACGCATACAAACACATACACCAATCCCATTTCTTGTTAGGAATATGCATAGATGGCAttgaatttatatttttcctcGCTCATATTCATTTATATACCGGGCTTAATACTGAGTAATTGTGAAAACAAGGAGATTTTTCAGATAATCTTCAGTTTAGTTCACGCATGTGGAAACTGAACTAATCCTCTACAAAATCCAACAATTTGGATGTTGTAGTTCCTGTACTTTAATTTATAAGTGTATACAGCACACAAATCTTTCATCGGGATGTGTAAAAAGCAAATTGCTTACCTGTCTTTTGGAATGCTCACTGTATTCTCCAGGGATGTTGTGAGCACTTTTTATTAAACTCTTTGCAATATGATAGTAGTAGATACTAATAATGGCAAGGGGGATAAGAAAATACACCAGGAAAATCAGCACAGAATGGATCTTTGGGTGCATGTCGTCCGTCATGGGGTATGGTATGCATGCTGTGAAAGTGGCGTTGTCCGTGTCATTGATGTGGGCCAGTTCGGAGAAGACTGCTTCAGGAACTGCTAGGAGCATGGAGATTACCCAGATGGCAACGGCTTTGATGCAGGTCCATAGCACTGCACTGGAGGTCTGGATGTCCATGGGATTTACAATTGCTTTGTACCTGGAATTGATGCAAATTAAAAGGTACCTTTTCAAATTCAACGTGCGATTCATGAGGCCACTTCATAGCTTTGATTAAAATAACGTcatattttgttcttatttgaaATGTCAAAGGTTTTCAATATTTCTTAAATTTGTATTTCCTAAATCTCTAGCTTTATCTGCATATATACTCACCAGAGGTGGCAAAAGTAGCCCCGGATACAACCTGGGGCCGTAGGTGCCTATTCCGTGCCAGCTTGGTGAGAGCACACAAGCAGCCACGACTCcactctttctttccccagttcctcccagcaAACCCAGAAACGCACATCCTACCTCCATACTTCCACCTCACCCTCGTACCAGCACACGCACATTACAGTTTGCTTTCCTCCTCGGCTCCCACAGCCCAGGATTCCCTCCACCGTGGCTTTCCCACTCTCAGCCCCCGGGAGTGCAGAGAAATAACCAGCATTAACCACCTTTTGTCAGATCTGCAACAACCGCTGCTACGGAGGCTCttgccttcccaccccagcacctcGCCGCACACTGATATACTGTCCTGAGGGTAACGCCTGGGATATAAGCATCTTCATAAAGTCAGGCTGGAATGACTCCCAGTGGCCTTTGCAGAAGTATTAAACTCTTAAAGAAAGTAAGCATTTCCACATAAACAATTGGAGGCTGCGGCTCTACGCCGCGTTGTGGGAAACTGTCTCGTAATAGATGGTTACATATAAACCTTTGCAGAATTGATAATTTCATAAGCATTACaatgaaagcagagagtggaaatACCACACTGcagcaaagtaaaataaatgaatagaaGTAGACTATcgtcagaaattattttattaaaaaaaaaaaaaaattcttgcagaaGGTGATACAAAGTGAAGCTTACCACAAGAAAAGGTCAGGTTTAGAAGGCCAAATATACTTTGAGAAAAATGTTTCAAGGAAACCTAAATGTTTTGCTcagagttttaatttattttgaaaacatttcttttccaaacGTAtgtaaattatagaatcatagaatcatttaggttggaaaaggcccctgagatcatcgggtccaaccgttaacccagcactgccaagtccaccactaaaccacatccctcaaCACCACaggttttaatgtttttatttgtaaCTGAACATCgaacaaaacatttcagtttgtccAAGCTGTGGTAATTTGGAAGGttgttttatctgattttttttttcttcttcaattttttgtttctagttttgatttcatttgagatgggttgggttttttttgaaattgaAGAGGTtttgagaaatggaaaaattatattttttttttaaatctaaagaaAAGTGTAAAAGGAAGATGGGAGTCAGGAGAGATTCATACTCTAGGTAGGTAACTTTATGCACGTTAAGGTCTTTCTAGTCAGTGGAGATGTACTTTCAAAGGGTGAATCAGGTTTAAGTGCATTAAATCACCTTCTGAGgtgcttatttttctctgttagcTATACAATGAGGTTAGAGTGAGAAG
Encoded here:
- the NMBR gene encoding neuromedin-B receptor; its protein translation is MEAELPPELTAMPLGENGSTRLGPDTDLMPPAQGTAMFIIRCVIPSLYLLIITVGLLGNITLMKVFISNSAMRTVPNIFISSLAAGDLLLLVTCVPVDASRYFSEEWLFGEVGCKLIPAIQLTSVGVSVFTLTTLSADRYKAIVNPMDIQTSSAVLWTCIKAVAIWVISMLLAVPEAVFSELAHINDTDNATFTACIPYPMTDDMHPKIHSVLIFLVYFLIPLAIISIYYYHIAKSLIKSAHNIPGEYSEHSKRQMETRKRLAKIVLVFVGFFAVCWFPNHVLYMYRSFNYNEIDPSTGHMVVTLVARVLSFCNSCVNPFALYFLSESFRRHFNNQLRCRRKARQERSASYLRNSSAIQMSSLKSNTRNTVTSMTQLNGHNLKQEMSL